A region of the Microcystis aeruginosa FD4 genome:
GTTGCCAATTATCCGAAAGTTCTGGCTCATCTGGGTCGGGGTCGTCTTCTATTTCTGGTTCGGGACGGTAGATCGAGGCGTGAATACCTGACGGTAAATCCTCGGTCGGATCGTAATAATTATCGGAAAATTGTTGATATAGACGATAATCACGGAGGGTGTTAAGATAACTATCGAAAGTGTCGTTATCCATCGATTTTCTCGGAATATTTTACACCCCACCCCGAGAGTTTTTGTTATTTAATTTTTCTTTGATTTCTCCCTTCACCGAAGCAAAAAAAAGGAGAGGAAAACTCCTCTCCCATCACGTTAATTAACCTGGGTTCCAGTCTTGGGGAATGCTGTTATAGGAACCATATTTTTCTTCCCAAGCGCGACGGCGTTCCCAACTGCGTTTGTTGGCATCGATCAAGTCCTGCAAGGTCATATTGAATTTGCGAAGTGCATAATCCAGCAGTTGTTCGATCGTATAGGTTGGATTGTTGGGAGTGCCGAACGCTTCAGTGAATTTCTGTTTGAAGTCATCCCAACTGAAATCCTCGCCGTTGCGTTTCCGAGATAGCATACCCTGACGTTCCCGGATGGCATAGTACACTTGGGCATAAACCCGTTCTGAATGATCGGGGACGGCGAAGTTGCCGAGGGCTTCATCGGATACAGAGTTGACGGTTGTTTTCGGGACTGGCATGATTGTTTCTCCAGTTTCTAATGGTTTTCGCCAGTGATACCGTCTTTTTCGGTAATTTATATTGTTTTTATCTGTTTATCTGTCGTTTTTATCTTTTTGAGCGTTTAAACTAGACGGGGCTGGTTTACCTTGAAAAAGTTTAGTCAGTTGATAATGCTCTTTGATCGAGCGAATCGTTCCGAATGCTTCTAAACGGCAAAATAAGGTAGTGAAGTGTTCACCGAGGGAATAACAGGATAAGATTTTCATAGTTTAAGACCTCTGTTTGAATTTTCTCGACTAATACAGAGGTTTTCTTCAATGTTCTCTTTTTTTCTCTTTAAATCGGGTCTTCAAGCGACAAACCGCAAAATTCGCAATGGCGCTCGTTCCATGCCGCACCACAATCGGGACAACGGGGAGCGGTGTATGCGGTCGTGACCCGCCAGCGCCAGTAATTATCGAAAAAAATCGCCTCGATTGCCGTGACGGGTTCAGGTATGCGGTTGCCAATGCGATAAGGACAGTAAATGTGAAAGGTTTTCTGGTCGTCGGCATCGTAACCGACCCATATTCGGGCGTTGTCGGTTGTTCCCGTGACCGTTTGGATGACCCGAACGGTATTCGGTGGTGGTTGTTCGAGAAATTTTTCCGTGAAAGTGTTGTTCATGATTTTTCACAAATCGTTTTCACTTACGCCGGTCGGTTTTTTTGCTGTTTTCACCCTTTTTGTGGATGCCGTCTCCCGATTCTATTGCTATAGCTGGTCCGATTGCGGAAATAGGACGCTCCCGTAAGCGTCCATTGCGTGCTATTTTTCCAGTACCAATAATCTCGTTCTTACTCCCGTCGGTCGATCGCTTTCTAGAAATGCGTTATCAGGTAATACCATTTTTCAAAAAGTATGTCATACTTGGTAAAGGTATAGTTTGTGTGGTAAAAAGGCAATGAGTGGAGTCCCTAATATTAATGTTGCTGAGTCAGTAGAAGAATTAAAATCCTTGTTGAAGCAACAAGTAACCTCTTTAAACTTTGCTAAAGTACAATCCCTGTATCTACTAAAAATTAAGGAGGTAGAAACGGTTCGTCATCTCGCCGTGTTAATAGGACGCTCAGAAAGAACTATTCATCGCTGGTTAAGTTGTTATCGAGAAGGAGGAATAGAAAATCTCTTGTCAGAACCAGAAAAACTGGGAAGAACCAAAAAGATTTCAGTGGAAGAAGCCGCTCTAATTCAGAATGAATTAAAAGACCCAGAAGGATTTCAAAGTTATAAAGAAATTCATTTTTGGGTATCAATTGTTTTAGAAATACCCACCAGTTATAGAACTGTTTACCCTCTCGTAAGAAATGAATTACAAGCTAAATTAAAAGTGGCTCGACCTCACAATTTAAAACAATTACCAGGAGAAGTAAAAATATTCCAAAATAATCTATATGAACAGCTACAAGCTTTACTAGAAAAGGAATCTGAAAAAGTTAGTCAATATTTAAAAGTCCGCTTCTGCTGTCCAGATGAAAGTCGCTTCGGCTGTCCTACCATGGTCAGAAATAAAATAACAATTAAAGGCATAAAGCCCCTTGGTAATTTTCAGTATAATTTTCAATATCTCTGGCTCTATGGTTTAATAGAACCTCGAACAGGTAGCAGTTTTTTTTATGAATTCTCTCATTTAGATGGGGAATGTTTTAATCAATATTTAACGCTTTTTTCTCAAGCTTTTTCTGAGGAATTACATATTATTCAATTAGATAATGCTCCCGCACATACGGCGACCGACCTAGAAATACCTGATAATATTATCCTATTTTATCAACCTCCCTATTGTCCAGAAGTAAATCCAATTGAGAGAGTTTGGCTATATTTGAAAAACCTATTGGCCTGGGGCAATTTTAACTCCCTTGATAACTTAAGAAGTAAACTTTACCATCTTTTAAATTCTCTATCCAATGACACGCTCGGGTATTTGACGGGATGGTCTTGGATTTTAGAAGCTCTATGTCTGTCAGGAATTTAGAAAAATGGTATTACATTGAAATGGCAAACATTCTCTGGAAATATTTGCGGGCAGGACAATTGACGGCAAGCCAAGTTCAAGAGGCCTTGACCTTTCTAGAAGGTTATCCCCTGTGGGTTTTTTCTACTGTCCCTCTCATGAGAGAAGCTGTGAATCTCGGCATCGCCTATAATCTGACCGCCTACGATGGCTCTTATGTCGCCCTTGCCAAGCGACTAGACGCACCCTTGTTGACCTTGGATCGGAAGTTATTCGAGGCTTTGGCTACCAGTTCCCTTGCCGTTTTTTGGTTCGACGATTTCCCTATCCCCTAAAACAACACTATTAACTCGCCGTCGGCGATCGAGCCATTGTTGTAAAATAATCGCCGCCGCTTCCCGATCGATCGCTCCCTTATCCCAAGAGGAAAACTGTTTTTTGGCTTTTAAGAATTCTTCCGCCTCTAGGGACGTGCAGCGCTCATCAATGTATTCGAGGGGTAAATCCAAGGCGATCGCTAGTTTCCGGGCGTATTTTTGTACCTGTTTAGCCTGAAATCCTAGCTCTCCCGCCATGGTATAGGGCAGTCCCGCCACCAAAATCTTAATATTTCTTTTCTTGACAATTGCCTCAAACTGTGCTGTGTCAGCAACAAAGGAAGAACGGATAATCGTGGTCAAACCGGTGGCGATTAAACCTGTGCCGTCACATCCTGCCACTCCTACCCGTTTTTTGCCGATATCTAAGCCTAGGGCGGCGACTCTTTCCATCACACTGGATGCCCCTGATCGGGGGGTTCCGAAGGGGGTTTAGCGGGGGGAATTTCTCCCGGACTGTCGAGGGAGTCTAGGGGGGGATTATTGGGCC
Encoded here:
- a CDS encoding IS630 family transposase; this translates as MSGVPNINVAESVEELKSLLKQQVTSLNFAKVQSLYLLKIKEVETVRHLAVLIGRSERTIHRWLSCYREGGIENLLSEPEKLGRTKKISVEEAALIQNELKDPEGFQSYKEIHFWVSIVLEIPTSYRTVYPLVRNELQAKLKVARPHNLKQLPGEVKIFQNNLYEQLQALLEKESEKVSQYLKVRFCCPDESRFGCPTMVRNKITIKGIKPLGNFQYNFQYLWLYGLIEPRTGSSFFYEFSHLDGECFNQYLTLFSQAFSEELHIIQLDNAPAHTATDLEIPDNIILFYQPPYCPEVNPIERVWLYLKNLLAWGNFNSLDNLRSKLYHLLNSLSNDTLGYLTGWSWILEALCLSGI
- the ruvX gene encoding Holliday junction resolvase RuvX; this translates as MERVAALGLDIGKKRVGVAGCDGTGLIATGLTTIIRSSFVADTAQFEAIVKKRNIKILVAGLPYTMAGELGFQAKQVQKYARKLAIALDLPLEYIDERCTSLEAEEFLKAKKQFSSWDKGAIDREAAAIILQQWLDRRRRVNSVVLGDREIVEPKNGKGTGSQSLE
- a CDS encoding type II toxin-antitoxin system VapC family toxin, whose translation is MSVRNLEKWYYIEMANILWKYLRAGQLTASQVQEALTFLEGYPLWVFSTVPLMREAVNLGIAYNLTAYDGSYVALAKRLDAPLLTLDRKLFEALATSSLAVFWFDDFPIP